TTGCAGAATATTGGCGGAACGCGAGGAACTCGAGAAGATTAGCCATGTTTAAACATATGCATGAGCCAACAAGCGGACTCTTTTACGATTACAATCTTGCCGAAAAGAAGCGATCGGACTTTCTGTCGGCAACTGTTTTTTACACACTTTGGGCCGGTATTGTTGACCAAACTCAGGCCAGAAAGTTGACTCGATCTGCATTGTTGGAGCTTGAGCAACCCGGAGGACTTGCATCCACTTCTTTGTCTTCACTAAAAAAGTACGGTTACCCGCCAGGGCAACGTCAATGGGATTATCCAAATGGATGGGCTCCACATCAGATACTTGCCTGGAAGGGCCTTGAACAAATGGGTTTTCCTGGGGACGCAGGGCGCCTGAAGCAAACGTGGACAGAAATGCTTGCCAAGGGAATTAGTGATTACAACGGAACCATTCCGGAAAAATATGATGTAGCTAATCGATCCCACAAAGTATTTGCCGAGTACGGAAATGTGGGCACCGACTTCAGCTATATTACCAAAGAAGGTTTTGGCTGGATGAACACTTCCATTCTTTTAGGTTTAAAAAAATAGACTCGCTACCTTTCTCAAAGCGTCTCTCGTCTTAGCATTAACTTTGGCAGTACGGTGCCTGATTTTAAGACGCGTATTTAGAGCCGACGGAAGCCAGCGAAAAACGTCGCAGATCTGCCGCCATAAGTAATCAAAAGTAGATTTCATAAGTCGCGAGGGGCGATCAACCTTTTCAGTTACGATATTGATCGTCTCGAGCTTTAGACCGCGAAGGAGACTCCAAATTAAAGTCTCTAGTGTGTAAGTGTATGTGGCTTTAGCTGGGAAGTGCGCGAAATCACTGAGGCGAAATACTCTAAAACCCGATACCAAGTCGATAGGTTTTGATCGGAAGCACTTTGACAACAACCAAGATCCAAACGTCAGCAATGTTTTTTTGGTTCGGTTAAGGTTTTTGTCCAACAAGCGATCGCGATTGCCTATAACAAGGCTTGCCTCGCTGGATTCAAGCTTTGCAAGAAGCCTTGGTATTTCAAATGCAGGATACTGCCCGTCGGCATCAAAGACAACAAGTGCGTCGAAGCCGTGATCTCTTGCAAACCTCAGACCTGTTTTAAAAACCTCTGCAAGACCTTTATTTTTATCATGCCGGATCACATGATCAATGCCCATACTCTTTGCAATGGTTGCTGAACCATCCGTAGAGCCGTCGTCTATAAGCAATAAAAACGGTGCATTGTCGTGGCTCGAAAAAGATTGTAGCGCCTCTATGGTCTTTGAAAGTGTTTCTGCCTCGTTGAAGCAGGGAATCATTATGCAGATTTGCATTTCGTAAGATTAACATGTTTGCTGAATTTACGGCGGTCCAGGTGAACTATCTTCATTCAAATTTAACGAAACTCGCCAAAGGCCTAAGTTCGGAAACTAATAGGCAAACTCTGGTTATAAAAGAATGAAATCTAAGGGTACCAACTTAATGGGCGGGCCTATAGAGAGTAGTGCCTCTTTCAGCTTCTTCCCAGCAGCACAAACTACAGGGCCGTGCCTATGTTAATTCAATGAAAGCGAATAAGTAATCGCATCCATTTCGAACTGCCGTTCGGATTCGGTTGCTCCAATGTGGCTTCGTGCTTTGGTATTGATTTTCAGTTTTGTCACAAAGTTGACCTCTTCGATTTCACTGCGCTTTGCAGGTAGCTCGTAACGATCTTTCGCTCTTATGATATTTTTGGAAGGGGTTACTTGAAATAGTTCGCCATTGGAATCATTATAAAAGGCGGACCAAGGGAGGCGCGGGCCGACCTGCACTCTTGCTCTGCTATTTGGCTGATTCGAAGCATAAGCTCCTAAAAAGTAAAGCTCGGAGTTGACCTCATATGCCGATATCTTCGAGTTGTAGGTGAAAAATAAATCAGCACCAACCGACAACTTTTCGGCGGTTTTGTTCACGCCTCCATCAAAACTACCTTCGGAGCGATTCACCAAAAATTCACCGCCTAGATCAAGTGGTTGGTATCTGCAAACAATATTTTTTTCAAGAATGAGAGTCATCCCCTTAGCTAACCCAAGTTTTCGTTTAATGAGAGAGCCATATGCCTCATCACCGGTTAGGCCCAAAGAATGAGACTCTAAACGCATCTGTTCGGAGGAAGAGAAGAGAACCCGAATGTAATGAAGAGTTGCCGCTATAGCAGTGTGCCCGATAGGGCTGGGGGTCTGAGTTTGACTGAAGGAATAACTAAACTCCCCTTTTGGCTCGAGTTTCTTCACCGTGACGGAAAGACTTTTTGGGCACTCAAAAGCTCTTGCTCGATCAACATTTTGAGCTTGGGCGACCGAAAAAGCGGCAAGTATTGTAGAGGCAAGGGCAATCAGGCCAAATCTGTTTTTCATAGAAAGTACTCCTAAGACAGCGGTTACGTTTCAAAATTATTTAAAACAAACCTGGTAAAGTACGGTTTGTAGTTAGGCACAATTCCGAAGGTAGTTTAAAAACTCACCTAACAAAATAACACTTCATAAGAATCTAATTTTATCAGCTCCGGCGCGAGAGCGTGAGGGTAAATATTACCAACAAGGGTGTCGAACTCTTTGACACCATCGGCAAGTACCTAGGTGATGATTAGATGGGTCGAGGCCGCTACCTTTCCTGTCATTAAGATAAGCTGGAAAAAATTGGGGTGACCGACGGGGATCGAACCCGCGACCACAGGAGCCACAATCCTGTGCTCTACCGACTGAGCTACGGCCACCATAACTGGGGTGAAATGACAACTAACTGGATCTCACAAGAAAGCGCTAAAAGCCCCACTCAGGCAATCCCATTAAGCCCAAGATACTAAGGCGTTCTTGGCGAGCGCGCAAGGGTTTCGATAGCTGGCGCCTCTTTTAAATCCGGCGCATCCTTTATACCCAGCTCCTTTAAACGCCTCGCCGACGGTAAAACCCTCGACTCCAGGGAGCTGGTCGACTGATTGTAGGACTGCACGGCCGAATCAAGCTTCTTACCCACCTCAGAGAAATGCTCCAGCCACGGAGCCAGCCTTTGATAGAACTCTTTGGCAGAGTCGACAATTTTGTAGGCGTTCTCAGCGATTTCCTGCTGCTGCCACCCATACGCAACGGCCTTAAGCAATGAAACAAGCTGGGTCGGCGTAGCAATCATTACCCGGCTCTCAAGCGCTGTCTCTATAAGCGCGGGGTCGATCTCCATGGCCGAATAGAGCATGGCCTCATTAGGCAAAAAGAGCACAACGAAGTCGGGACTCTGAGGGAACTGCTCCCAATAGGACTTTTTTGAAAGTTCCGTAACGCGTGCTTTCAGCTGCCGAGCATGCTTTTCTCTTGAAACCTTTCGATCGGCCTCAGTCACGGCATTGATCGACTCTAAAAAGGCATCCATCGGAGCTTTAGCGTCTACAACCACCATCCTCCGGTTCGGAAGATGAACCACAAGATCCGGCCTAAGGATTCGCTCACCATCGGTAATAGTTTTTTGCTCTTCGAAATCACAATGTTCGCTAAGCCCCGCCAGCTCTACCACCCTTCGCAGCTGAAGCTCGCCCCAGCTACCTCGAACTTCGGGCCGCCTAAGAACGCTTGCAAGTTGTGACGCCTCTTTTCGAACAAGCTCACTCGCCTCAACAGAACTTTTTAGAAATTGGTGGATTTCGCCGAACTGCTGAGAGCGCTGAGTCTCTACTCGCGCCATATCGCCTTCTACCTTCGTTAGAAGCTCGCGGATGGGCCCCACAAGAGTCTGAAAGTCTTTCGACTTCTTTTCTAAAACATGTGAAGCCTCTTGAGACTTTAAATCAAATCGCTCTGTCGCTAACTTTAAAAAAGAATTGGTTTGTTTTTCGAGCACCTCGAACGAGATTGACTGAAACTGGCTTTGAACTTGCTTGAGGCTTTGCTCAAAAAAAACTTCTCTAGCCGAGTAGTCAGCTTTTTGTCTCTCTAACTCTGATTGCAACAATTGCGATTTCCATCGGCTTTTTTGCCATAACCAAAAGAATGCTAACGCCGATACTCCAGCTCCAATTGCAAGCACATTTACTAGCATTTTAACCCCTTCAGCATTCGCTTTAAGTTTTCGATCACTTTCGTGATCGGATCGGTTTTGTCATAACATATTGTCTTAGCAATGGTTAAACTTTCGCATTCGCTTTTCATATTGAATATCGTGAACACCACTAATTTAAATCTTAAGAGTAATTTGGGGTAGCGTCCGCCGTCGAATCGGTGTTGGTATTCTCAAAATCGCTTTTGCTCACGTTACCTTTACCTAATCTTTCCTTCATCACCGTGTCGGGTAGCTGCTCTTGCCGAACCTTTTTGATCTCCCACAACTTGGCGTACTTGAGAAACATAGAATAGCCGGCACTTACAGAGATGATAAATCCCGCTAACCCATCTAAAAAACCGAGCTTCAATATATAAGTTTCAACGAACTTCGAAATAGGCTTAGTCACCATTCGAAACAAAGAAGCACTTCTGCTCGCACGTGCCAAATCTCTCGCACCAAGAGAAGAGTAGAGATTGTTCATAGCAACCTGATGAGAGATATCTTTAAATACCCAGTGTTCGATTGGGTTTGCGAAACGTGCAACTTGCTTACTCGTTACCCTCTCGTGCACTTCACCGCCTGCCCACTCCGCGTTTTTGCGATCGAAAAATCGAAGTTGATAATCTGGATACCAACCACCATGCCGTATCCACTTACCCAAATAGTGCGATATCCGCGGCGCCTCAAATCCGTCAGCGTAAGGTTCGCCATCTTCGAGCATTCTTTGGATTTCTTTACTTAGCCCCTCTGAAAGGGCTTCGTCGGCATCGAGAGACAGTATCCAGTCATTGCTTGCCAGCTCAACGGCGCGTTGCTTTTGGGCGCGATACCCTCTAAAAGCCTCCACATATAACTTGGCGCCCAGCTTTTTGCTGAGCTCACAAGTGTTGTCGCGACTTCCGCTATCTAAAACAACGATCTCATCGACCCACTTCGCACTTCGTAGGCACCGCTCAATATTATCGGCTTCGTTGAAAGTGATTACAACCAGTGAAACTTTTGTCTTCATTTGCGAAAACTTAACCCATACGAGGCTTGTTTGTCGTCGATTTTTTACATCAAAGTGGGCTCTAAAAGTTCAGCCTGTATGGCCCTCTTACCCGATTTGAGCCTTTCAAAAGCTGTGCATGTCCCAATAAACCCCGAAGTATGACATAGCTCTGCCACTGACCAGCTATAAAAATTTATCGCCGGGTTTTGTAGAGGTTCGAGTTGTCAAAACGGATTATCAGATCTAGGCTTGCCCATGCAAGGAGATCAATCATGTCTTTCGCAATCAAAACTCGATGTGTTTTTGGCCGACTAACGGCTGTCTTAGTTACTAGTTTCTTTTCGGTAACATCTTTAGGTTATTTTAGCACCA
The sequence above is a segment of the Bdellovibrionales bacterium CG10_big_fil_rev_8_21_14_0_10_45_34 genome. Coding sequences within it:
- a CDS encoding DNA recombination protein RmuC translates to MLVNVLAIGAGVSALAFFWLWQKSRWKSQLLQSELERQKADYSAREVFFEQSLKQVQSQFQSISFEVLEKQTNSFLKLATERFDLKSQEASHVLEKKSKDFQTLVGPIRELLTKVEGDMARVETQRSQQFGEIHQFLKSSVEASELVRKEASQLASVLRRPEVRGSWGELQLRRVVELAGLSEHCDFEEQKTITDGERILRPDLVVHLPNRRMVVVDAKAPMDAFLESINAVTEADRKVSREKHARQLKARVTELSKKSYWEQFPQSPDFVVLFLPNEAMLYSAMEIDPALIETALESRVMIATPTQLVSLLKAVAYGWQQQEIAENAYKIVDSAKEFYQRLAPWLEHFSEVGKKLDSAVQSYNQSTSSLESRVLPSARRLKELGIKDAPDLKEAPAIETLARSPRTP
- a CDS encoding glycosyltransferase family 2 protein, with the protein product MKTKVSLVVITFNEADNIERCLRSAKWVDEIVVLDSGSRDNTCELSKKLGAKLYVEAFRGYRAQKQRAVELASNDWILSLDADEALSEGLSKEIQRMLEDGEPYADGFEAPRISHYLGKWIRHGGWYPDYQLRFFDRKNAEWAGGEVHERVTSKQVARFANPIEHWVFKDISHQVAMNNLYSSLGARDLARASRSASLFRMVTKPISKFVETYILKLGFLDGLAGFIISVSAGYSMFLKYAKLWEIKKVRQEQLPDTVMKERLGKGNVSKSDFENTNTDSTADATPNYS